DNA sequence from the Flavobacteriales bacterium genome:
TATATTCCTTACTCGTATGGCTTTTCAGGTTTCGCCCCGTTTTTAATTGGTTTCTGGACTCCATAAATTGGGTTTATCACATGGGAAGTCAACCCAGTGGCTTTCGCGGACTTTCTTGGAATTTATAAATGAAACATTTTTTTTTATTTAGAGAGTACCGATTACTTTCTAAATATTCTCTTATTACCTGTCTGAAAATGATTTGTAACAATTTGTAAGCTATTGTCTATCTGTAAATTAATGTTGTGTGGAGTTAATTCTTGATATTACTATTTTTTATAAACTCCTTAAATTCTATTTGATTACCATTGAAGATATCAAAATCATTCTTTTTATTATTTATTTTGTATGTCTCCGACTTTTGCCAAATTGTCCAACCTTTTTGTGCCCATGCTTTTGGTAGATTCGGTTTTTTTGCTTGACTATAATTTGCAATCCACAGGTTGTAATCTGAAAAATTTGAATGGTTTAGGTACCTGTTTCCAACATTAAGATCAGTGTAAATTATTGGTTTACGATTTGATTGTGTTTCAATATGATTAAGAAACAATAAAAGTGCGGATTGTACTTTTTCAACTGATTGTGATTCATTAATTCCTCCTTCCTCAAAATCAACTATAGGTGGAATATCCATAGAGTCAATATTATCTATAGTCTTCAGGAAAAATTTTGCCTGTGTTATTGGGTCGTCTTTTGTTATATAAAAATGATAGGCTCCTCGAATGAAGCCGTGATCTTTTATCATTCTCCAGTTTCTTGTGAATTTCGGGTCGATATATGTCATGCCCTCGGTTGCTTTACAGATAATAAAATCCAAACTGTCACTATTTTTAATAACCACATCAATTTCATTATTTTGATGATGAGATATATCTATTCCATAAATATTAGGTTTTATATTTGTCACTTTGACGTTTGGTTTGTCATGGTTTTTGAATTCTGTCTTCATTTGCTCACATGATGAAAAAATGGTAATGAATATTATTGTGTTTAAGAGATGAATGTGTTTGTTCATAATTTGTACGTTTTAGTATTTCCCCTTTGCACAGAGAAAATAGCTCATGTATATATCAATTTTCAAAAGATGTTTAGATAACTAAAAACACTTGGTGTATGAGTTTTGTGTTTAAAAATATTTAGTATGTTTTTGATTATCATGGCTCTAAACTACAAAAGAAAACGCAGTAATCCAAAAAATGCAACATTAATTAATTATAAGAAAAATATTACAGCTGTTGTTAACTTTTTCAATACCCACCATTTTATAGGGTAATCTGAATTCTCTAGCTTATACATATCCGCTATTTATCAGACTGTATTCTATAAAAGAATATAGATCTTAGAATATGAAAAAATTGCAACTTAAATTTTTGTCATAGCATTGTACTTTGATACAGGGCGAAAAAAGGGGAATGTTGTTTTGTTACCATTCTAATAGCCTTTTTAAAAAGAAAAAAGCAATTGAAAAATGCTAAGAAGACCAAGTTCTACAGCCTCAAAATCTCAAAAAATATCCTTACATTCGCATATAAATGATTGGAAGAAAAAACAATCATTCAATTATCAAAAAAAAGAACAATGAAATACGACGTAATAGTTATTGGAAGTGGACCTGGAGGATATGTAACAGCCATCCGTTCATCTCAATTGGGTCTTAAAACAGCCATTGTAGAAAAAGAAAATCTTGGAGGAGTTTGCTTAAACTGGGGATGTATCCCAACAAAAGCATTATTGAAATCTGCTCAAGTTTTTGAATATATCAAGCACGCATCAGACTATGGAATCAATGTAGCCGATGCTTCACATGATTTTGGTGGAATCATCCAGCGCTCAAGAAACGTAGCGGATGGAATGAGTAAAGGAATCCAGTTTTTGATGAAAAAGAATAAAATCGATGTCATCAATGGTTTTGGGAAAGTACAACCGGGAAAAAAAGTTGTAGTGACCGATGCTGATAACAAGGAATCTGAGTACACTGCTGATCATATTATTTTGGCTACAGGAGCTAGATCAAGAGTATTGCCAAACCTTCCTCAAGATGGAAAAAAGGTGATTGGATACCGTGAAGCACTTACTTTACCAGAACAACCAAAGAAGATGGTTATTGTAGGTTCAGGTGCTATTGGGGTTGAATTTGCATATTTCTACAATGCTATGGGAACCGAAGTAACTGTTGTGGAATATTTGCCAAATATTGTTCCTAATGAAGATATTGATGTTTCAAAACAATTGACCAAAAACTTCAAGAAATCAGGAATAAAAGTAATGACCAATTCAGCTGTGGAATCTGTAGATACTTCAGGTGAAGGATGTAAAGTTTCTGTAAAAACAAAGAAAGGAGAAGAAATCATTGAATGTGATGTGGTACTTTCTGCTGTAGGAATTGAAACGAACCTAGAAGGAATCGGATTGGAAGAAGTAGGGATCGCTACAGATAGAGGTCGTGTTTTAGTAAATGATTTCTACCAAACGAATATCCCAGGGTATTACGCTATTGGAGATATTGTTCCAGGACCAGCCTTGGCTCACGTAGCATCAGCAGAAGGAATTATCTGTGTAGAAAAAATTGCAGGACACCATCCAGAAGCTATGGATTATGGAAACATCCCAGGATGTACTTATACTTCACCAGAAATTGCTTCAGTAGGAATGACAGAGGCTCAAGCGAAAGAAGCAGGATATGAAATAAAAGTTGGGAAATTCCCATTCTCTGCTTCAGGAAAAGCATCAGCTGCAGGGCACAAAGATGGTTTTGTAAAAGTAATCTTCGATGCCAAATATGGTGAATGGTTAGGATGCCACATGATAGGAGCTAACGTAACTGAAATGATTGCTGAAGCAGTAGTAGCACGTAAGCTAGAAACAACAGGAATGGAAGTACTGAAAGCAGTACACCCTCACCCAACCATGAGTGAAGCCGTAATGGAAGCCGTTGCCGCCGCTTATGATGAAGTGATTCATATCTAAGTTCTCAATACAATTTTTATCTACCTGTCAGTTCGAGTAATTTCTTTGTAGAGCAGCGGAAAAGAAATTTTATCGAAAACCCATTGCATTACATCAAAAATCACTCGAACTGACAGAGGAATACAATTTTACCTTCCTATCAGTTCCGTCCCGATCCATCGGGAAGTGAATTTGCTGCAGAGCAACGAAAAAGAAGTAGAATCGTTGTTGTCAGTTCGAGTGAATTTACTGTAGAGCAACGGAAGTAAATTTTTATCGAGAACCCAACCCTTAACCAATCTGAGTTCCACTTAGGTTGGTTTTTTTTTGTTATTATTATGAAAGATTATTATCCAAAAAGGATTGTTTGCCTTACTGAAGAAACCACCGAAATGCTCTACCTGCTTGGAGAGGAAGAACGCATAGTAGGAATTTCTATATTCACCAAAAGACCAGAAAGAGCTTTAAAAGAAAAACCAAAAGTATCTGCTTTTACTGATGCTAAATTGGAAAAAATAAAAGCTTTGAAACCTGATTTGGTTATTGGTTTTTCGGATATTCAAGCAGATATTGCCAAGGATTTAATCAAGGAAGGAATTACTGTTTGGGTAAACAATCACCGTTCTGTTACGGGTATATTGTCTATGATGATTCAGCTTGGAGCATTGGTAGGGAAAGAGCAAAAGGCTTTTGAGATTGTGGAAGAAATCAATAAGAATATCAAAAAAATACAAGAGGAAACAAAAACATGGAAGCGAAAACCAACAGTCTATTTTGAAGAATGGTATGAACCCATGATTTCGGGTATCGGTTGGGTGAGTGAAATCATTCATTTAGCAGGTGGGGAAGATATTTTTCCTGAGCTCGGAAAAGAGTCCTTGGCTAAAAATAGAATTATAGCAAACCCTGAAAGAGTCATTCAAGCCAACCCAGATATTATTTTAGCCTCTTGGTGTGGGAAAAAATTCAAAAAAGACCAAATGATCTCCAGAGATAATTGGGATCAAATTACGGCAATAAAAGAAAACCAAGTTTTCGAAATACCTTCCGAAACAATCCTACAACCTGGTCCTGCTAGTTTGATGGTGGCTTTGCCAGAACTGTTTGAGATTTTTAGGGAGTGGGGAAAGAAGTAAGATATTTCTCTTATTCCGATTACTTGTTCAATATTCACTTATGAATGAAGTGAAATAAGTGAGTATTTACAATTTGTCAACATTGATAAAAAGGAAAGATTAGATTTAACTACTTTCATAGTTGATTTTTAGTTATGTATAGGTGTAGCGTTTGTGGGTAAAGGATGTTGTTTTTTCTGAAGTGAACATCAATTATTCTTAAATCTTTAAATTAAAAATGGACGAATCTTTTTGTAAATTAGCTATATAAATTTATTCTAATGAATCAAAATAAATACCAAGAAATAGATCTCTTAAATACTCGATTACAAGAGTATCGAAAAACGGAGCATGAGAAAATAACTCAAGCTTTAGAGATAGAATATACCTATGAAAGCAACAGAATAGAAGGGAATACGCTCACACTTCAAGAAACGGCATTAGTCATCGAGAAAGGTCTCACTATTGGAGGAAAGACCCTAAATGAATATTTGGAAGCGATTAATCACACACACGCTATTTCATTTATTAAGTCATTGGCAAAGGAAAAAAATCAAATTACGGAAAGAGATATTTTGCAAATCCATAGCCTAATTTTACAAGGAATAAACAAGGAAAATGCGGGAGCTTATCGAAAGGTTCAAGTAATAATAAGCGGAGCTAAACACATTCCTCCACAACCTTTTTTAGTACCTAAGAAAATGGAAGAATTGATGATTTGGTATAACGAAAATAAAAATCTTTTACATCCTATTGACTTATCCGCAGAAATGCATGAACGATTGGTAACGATTCACCCTTTTATTGATGGCAACGGAAGAACATCAAGGCTCTTGATGAATTTGATTCTTCTACAACATGGATATCCTATTGTTATATTGAAAGGAGATGTTGAAAACCGTTTGAAATATTACCAAGCTTTAGAGTTGGCACAAGTGGAGGGTGATAAGAGTACGTTTATTCGATTGATTGAAGATAATGTACGCATGAGCATTGAAAGGATATTGCAGATATTTGAGAACTGAGTTACCGAAACACTACGCACGTGCGTACATGAGGAAAAGGAGTTATTCCACCACTACGCACGTGTGTGCGTGAGGAAAAGGAATTATCCAACCACTACGCACGTACGTGTGAGGAAAGTTGTCAAAACTAAAGTTGAGGTTCTTGCCAACAACGCCGCCAACAACACCAAAAGAAAGCATAGGGCGAATTTTCGTTTTATGCTTTTTGCTTTTGGACACCAAAGCATAATTTTGATTCTTTAGCTTATGTCTCGTTTTCCGACTTATGGGGAAAAGGGGAATTTAAAGCGATTAAGATTCATTAGTTGATAGCTCGTTTTCTTACTTATGGGAAATGGAAATTTAAAAGAGGTTTTCGGGTTATAATTTTCTCTTGGTGGACTAATGGTGGACTAAGTGAGTGTACAAAAAACAAAAAACCCTCTCAAAATGAAAGGGTTAAGTTTTATTGTAGTGACCTCGGCAGGATTCAAACCTGCAACCGCCTGAGCCGTAATCAGGTATTCTATTCAGTTGAACTACGAGGCCATTTAGCTTGTTTGCGGTTGCAAATGTATTGAGCTTTTTTGAGTATCCAAAGGCTTTTTTGAATAAAATTCAAATTATTTTATATCATTTTGGAAATCAGAGCTTGTTTTTTAGTTTTTTTTATCAAGTTTCTTTAATTTCTTGAGTTTATCGGTCTGGCTAATTCCCACTTTAGATAATTTGGAGAGTTTATCTAAGTCAATAAGTCCTGAGATAGACATAAGGACGAGGTTTGAATCGCTATTTACAACCATGACAAGTTCACTCACTTTATTATTCTTTTCTTTGATCATAAAATTGATGGTTTCGTCTTTTTCCTCTACAGTCATCAAGCTTTCATAGCCCTTACGGCTGAGTTTGTTTACTTTGTTTAAAAGTGAATTTGTTTTTAGATCTTCATCTAAAGTATACATGGTGAAATTTGTAATAGTTTTTAACATATCAACCACCTCTTGGTCTTCCTGATCTTCCATTTCTAAATGACTTAAAAGTCCGAAAAGTTTACCAGAAATATTAACTTTTGTGATTCCTTCAGAAGTGGATAAGTCATCAAAATACTTGGTGAAAATATTGTTTTGAGCAAAGGCGAATGCTCCGATAAAAAGGCTGAGGATTAATAATTTTGTTTTCATGGTATTATTGGTTTAATGCTTGGTGGTTTTTGGCTCTTACCTGGTTTATTTGCTTTACTGCAGGTTTGTATCTGTTTAGGTTGATAGAAGCACGCATGAGTTCTGTTTTTACAGTTTCAAATGCCATTAAAGCTTCCTTTCTTTCTTGTTTTTCGTAATAATTTTGAACACCTAAGATGGATAAAATCATAAAAATAGAGGCCGCTATCCAAAGGTTGAACTCTTTCTTTTTCTTCTTTTTTATCTGAGCTTCTAAAGGTTTTGTGAGGATAGAATGAAGTAATTCTTCATCCATCTCTTCATTTGTTTCGTGGCCTTCAAAGTATGCAAAAAGCATGGGGTTTTCATTCCCGAAGTTGTCCTCTTCTTTTAGCCATTTTTTAATGATTTTTTCTTCTTCTTCTGTCGTTTTTCCTTCCCAAAAACGGTCGATAAATTTTTGTTTATTGTCCATAACTAGCAGATTTTTTTCGGGCTAATAAACTGTTTCGTATATTTTTTCTTACACGGTGAATGGTTACTTTTACTTTAGATTCCGAAATATCTAAATAATGTGCCACTTCTTTGATACTAAGTCCTTCGATTTCCTTGAGTACAAAAATTTCTTTTTGTGAAGCAGGAAGTTGATCAAGTTCATTTAAAACCAATTGATATTCTTCTTTCCAAGAATCCGATTTGTTTTCTAAGTTTGAAGCTACCTCTGTTCGGTGGTCTAATCTTTCTGCTTGATTATCTTTCTTTCTTAGGAGATCGATATATCTGTTTCGAGCAGATTTTATGAGCCAACCTTGGATATTGGTTTTTTCAGGATTTGGTTTCTTTTCCCAAAATTTGAGAAATACATCCTGAACAATATCTTGTGTTAAAGATTTGTTTTTTGTAAGTTTAAAAACAAATCCAAAAAGTATTGGAGCTTCTTTTTTTACAAGCGATTGATAATCTTCTTGAGTCATTCAGGTATTGATTTGTAAGGAAAACGAAGGTAAAATAAAAAAGTTACAAGAAAGGGATTTCTGTCACTAAGAAAGGGTTATTAATTAAAGAGATAAAACCCAATTTTCTATGATTTTTAAACCTTGAGGAGTCATGATTGACTCTGGGTGATATTGTACGCCAGTGAGTGGGAGTTGTTTGTGCTGAAAAGACATGCAGTAATGGTCTATCGTACTGGTGATTTCAAAGTCTTTTTTGAGTGCTGAAGAAAGTGGGATTCCCCAAGAATGATAACGAGCTACCTCAATGGGGAAATGAAGATGTTGATATAAAAAATGATCATTTGCTATATTATCAAGTGTTTCAGAAACACCATGTTTCACAAATTCCATATTCTCTAAAGAATGCTGAAAATACATAGCCATACATTGCATACCTAAGCAAACTCCTAAAATGGGTTTTTGGAGAGAATATGTTTCTAAGACTTCAAAAAGAATTGGGTAATCAGTAGGGAGTCTTGGTCCAGGAGAAATAATGATTCCGTCAAATTGTTCTATTTGCGAAAGCGATAATTGATCTACACGTACCACATCCACATGTGCAAATTGTTCTAAATAATGCTTGAGGTTGTAAGTAAAAGAATCAAAATTATCTATAAGAATCAGTTTCTTCATCAAAAATCCTATCTTTGGTTGTCGCTGTTTTTATGCAGTTTCAAAAGTAAGGAATCTAAACTTTGAACCAACAATTTTTTATGAAAAAGGCAATTATTTCAGAAAATGCCCCAAAACCAATCGGGCCTTATAATCAAGCAGTCGTAAAGGGAAATCAACTTTTTGTTTCAGGGCAAATTGCGATACACCCCAAAAGTGGCGAACTGGAAATTAACCAAGGAATCACTCACGAAACCTTTTTGGTACTCAGCAACCTGATGGCATTGGTGGAAGAAGCAGGTTTTGAAAAAGAGGATATCGTAAAATGCTCCATTTTTCTAAAAGATATGAATGATTTTAACGAAATGAACGAAGCTTATGCTCAGGTTTTTTCAGAAAACCCACCTGCAAGAGAAGCAGTTCAGGTAGTAAAATTACCCAAAGACGTTCATGTAGAGATTTCTTGTATAGCGGTGAAGTAGAAAATTCTGCTTGAGGTTTTTTGTGTATTGAGTTTCCAATATTGCCACCCTTTTCATCAATGAGAATTGAGCGTGTTTACTAAAGTTTGCAATTAATATTGGTAAAGAATATTTGCATTTGATTGCGAAAAACGCAAATGCACATCGCTCCCTTCTACTTGAAGATTTGAGATATCAAATGATAATTCTTTTGTAAGGTAAGCCAAACAAGTTTCATCGTTTTTTAATGAAAGCCTTAAATTTCTTTGTGGTGGGTTTGATTCTAAAATAACACCCGAGTCTATGAGTTTTACTTCCCATGTATCACCACTGCAACCGCTGGAGCTAAAATTGATATAAAGACAATTCTCTGTTATTTCTAGATGATTAATTTTTACAAAATCAGAAGGTGCATCAGAATATTCTTCAGGGCTAACAATTGTATTGAAATCACAATTCATCGGTTCTGAATCCTCGCAGGTACAGCTTATGAGCAAAACACCAACAGCGAAAATAGTAAAGAATCTTTTGATTTCCGTTTGGAAAAATAATTTGGAATGTCTGAAAAGTTGCATATCTCGTTAAATTTCCTGTAAAGGTATTGATTTTTAATGAGTTTTGTAAAATATTCTTTTTGCACCTTCTGATTTATGAATATTTGGTAACTCATTTTTTTACATTTGGAGTGATGATAACCAAAGGTATATTTGGAGTAAATGAGTGCTTTTGGGAAATTATTGGTATTAAAATCTATGATTAATACCAATATTCACAAAGTATGGGATGAGATAAGGTTTATAGCTTTTGAAGTTACTAGGCATACGATATCCAACTCTTAAATCCATGTCCCAGTTTTTCGCCATACGTGCTCCGCAGTTGAGTGATAGATTCCAATAATTGTTTTCATAATTATACCAACCATCTTTTACGTTAGGAAAAATACTTCTATAGTAATCAGTATGTTTAAAATATGCTCCCAAAAGGCGTTTATGCATCAGCTCTATTCCCATATACCATTTGTCTGAAAAATACCCAGGCATCAGACTTACGATGATGTTTTGAATATTGGCTTTGTGCACCGTATTTTTTAAGAATTTGTTTTCAGCCCCAATATTCACAATCATATTAAAAGATGTATTGTTAAGTACAGTAGTTGATAGGTTTATATTGAAATCTGAATAATTCATTTGGTAGGTTTTCCATCCAATATTTCCAAGAATTTTTTTGCTCGATTTACCCAAAGAAAGATTCATAACTCTACTGTAGGAAATACCTCCAACCAAAGCTGGATCCATTTCCAGATGAATGCTAACGCTATTTTTGTTGTCATTTCTAAAAGCAAAAATATTATTTATTTGTTGAGCAATTACACTGTTTGTAAAGGCTAGGAATACGAAGAATGTTATTGTGTTTTTCATCGTTTGTTTTTTTAGTTTTGAAAATAATCTCTAATAGAAGGAAGCGTTTTGGAATGAGCTAAAATCTCATAATGACTAGCTCCTTCAATGGTCATAATTTTATTGTTATATAAATTGAAATATGGAGCTTGATAGTTTTTTTGATAATCTACACCCAATCGTTCTGATGTTCCAGCAATAAAAAGTACATCGTTCTTGAAGTTCTCTTTGATTCCTTTTGTAAAATCTGCCGAATAAGATTTATCCCAAAGTCCTCTCCATTCGTTAATAAAGTAGTTACAGCGATATCCTTGTCTAGTGTCTGTATCTTCATGTGTTTTTTCTTCAAATTGGCTAGTCATTCTAAAATAGTCTGCTTTTTCATCATTTTGAGGAATTAGGTAATCGGAATTATTAAGAAAAGCTTGTAGTTCTTTGTCAAAGAAGTTTTTGGCTGTAGGATTTGTGTTTTCCATGGCTACCTTATTAAGTGGTCCAGGCTCAAGAAGTACTGTTTTTTTAACTCTATTTGGATATTTTTGAATGTAGTATGATGCATACGCACCACCCCAAGAATGTCCAATAAGATACAGTTTTCTTGAAGGGCTAAAGTGGTTTCCTATCTCGTGTAAATCCTTTAGATATTGAGGAGGCGTTAGTTTATCGTTTGCTGAACGTTCTGATAGCCCTGCACCTCTTTGATCCCAAAATACAAGAAAATAATCATCACTCAGGGATTTCCACCTGAGATAGGGTCGATAACTATTTCCTGGTCCTCCATGTAGAATAATCACAACTGGATTTGAAGGGTTTCCAAAGGTTTCTAAATGGAGTTTAGTCCCATCAGAAAGTGTAAATGAGGGAAGGCTTAAATCGTCTACAACGGTTTTAGGAACTAGATCACCTACAACAATGTCTTTTTTGTCGCAAGAAGTCAGTAGTCCTAAAAACAAGAGTGTTAAGACTAATAGTTTTGTTGATTTAATCGTTTTCATCTTTTTTTGAATGCTAATTAATTTATAGCAAAGATGAATACTGTTGAGGAATTGATTGTTCTAAATTATAAATTAGAACCTATTGATTCTGTAAATAACTCACACTGATTATTCACTATAAAAATCAGGCTCAAGTCGTAAAACGGTTGCCTTCATTTCTTGGGCTTTATTTTTATTTCCAGATAATTCTAAGGCCTCGGCGTAGCTGTCATATACATTGGGTTTGTATGGGAATATTTGGGTGTTTATTTCAAAAATAGTAGTGGCAATGTCTAGTTTTTTTGCAGATAAATAAAGATAGCCAAGTGTGTTGAGTTCTTTTGATGCAGTGCAAATGCTTCCCAAGTTTTGAATCAAGGTGTCTTTGTATTTTTTGACGTATTCAATGGATTCGTTCTCTATTAAATACATGAGATAGTTTGCAGCACGATAATTGGGTTTAGAGGGGTAACCTAATGCAATCTGAGCCAAATCTGTTTCCATAGAATTTACTGGGGATTCAACAATTCTTCCTATTTCTTTGTTGTCACGATAGAAGATAAAAGTAGGAACTCTATGGATGAGTTTTCCTTTTTCTTCCCCATTGGGTCCCACTTTCTTTTTATTGTCTAAATAGTATAGCCCAGTAAGTTTCAGATGATCATTTGGGAGTTGTAAATCATCCCAAAGTTTAATAAACCTTGGCGTGTAGTATTTGCTGTCTCCACACCAAGTGCCGAGGAAAATTTCTACTTGAACATCTTCAAGATTGCTTGCCCAGTCTATTTCCTCGCTTTTTAAAGAAATGGATTCATAATATTTTTGATACCAAGTAGAAAAGCTGGTATCTGTTTTTAAAGTGGTAATATCAAAGGTTCCGCAAAGATGTTTTTTGCCTTTTTTATCTGTGTAGGTTTGATTTTTTTGAGAATATGAAAATGAAATAGAAAATAGAAAAAGTGAGAGTAAAAAAAGATTCTTCATATATCGATTTGATTAGTTTGAGCATCAAGATAAGAAAACCATTTTTTCCATGCAAAATATTTACACTCTTTTAGCATATTTTTAAGTGAGTTATACCATTTACGGTGTTGCCCACATTGAAGAACTTGTCCCGATTTTTCGGGAGAGGAAGAGGGATGTTCTATAACGAATACTTCTAGAAATAAACGAAAACCTATGGGTAAATTAATACAATAAATGGTATAACCTACAAAAGTTGGTACTTTTGTAATGCATTTTGAACAAGGAGATGAAAAAGATAAAGAACTCAGTAAAAGAAGAATTAGAATTTAGTAAAGTTTTGGATTGGCTCAAAGAGCATTCGGAAAGCGAAAAAAACAAGACATATTTCCAAAATATTCAACCTTATTCCACTATTAGGAATTTAGGTGGGCATTTTTGTGTTTTGGAGGAATTTTCTCATCTTCAGGAAGATACTGTTTTTCCTAGTTTTCAGTACAAAGACTTAATTAAAATCAATAAGGTGCTGCGAATTGAAAATGCCATTCTGCAAATAGATGACTTTTTTGATCTACTGACCACGATAGATTGGGCGAATAAAGTCATAAGATATTTTAAGAATAATGTGGAAGGCAGTCCTATGCTCAGGAAAATGTTTGAGGTTTTGGGCCTTGAAAAAGTCTTGGTAAAGGAAATTCTAAAAGTGTTTAATGCACAAAAAGAAGTAAAATCCACTGCTAGTAATGCTTTACAGGAAATAAGAATAAAAAAAGAACAAGTAAGGCGTTCGAGTGCCAAAAAATTTCAATCTGCCGTTACCCGCTATGGGAAAAACGGCTTTCTTGCCGAAACGGTGGAAACCTATATGGACAATACAAGGCTTCTGGCAGTACTTGCAGAACATAAGAAAAAAGTATCGGGTAGGCGTTTTGGAGAGAGTAAATCGGGTAATGTGGTATATATAGAGCCACAGGAATGTAGCTCTTATAATCGAGATTTTTTCAACCTTTTGGAAGAAGAAAAAGAAGAAATAAGAAAGATTTTGCTGGAGCTTACTCAGGTTTTTCGAGAAAGAAAAGACTTTGTAAAAGAGCAAAGTATCATCCAAGAAAAACTGGATAGATTACACGCTATTATCCGTGTTGGGAAATTGTATTCTGGAGTCATTCCAAAGATTTCTAAACAAAGAAAAATGGTTTGGAAAGATGCTTTTCATCCGCTTTTGGTAGTGAACTACAAAGATAAAGGAAGAAAGGTTTTTCCACAAAATATCGAGCTGAGTGATTATCAAAATATGATTGTTATTTCGGGACCGAATGCTGGAGGGAAATCTATAAGTTTGAAAACAGTTGGACTGCTCCAATTGATGTTCCAGTGCGGAATAAAAGTCCCTGTTCATAGCGATAGTACTTTTTGTATGATCGAAGAGATTTTTACGGATATTGGAGATAATCAATCTATAGAAAATGAGTTGAGTACTTATAGTCATAGACTCAAGAAAATGAAAGAGATTTTGGAGTTTTCAACACCCAATTCCATGATTCTCATTGATGAATTTGGGTCGGGGTCAGATCCTATTTTGGGAGGGGCTTTGGCTTCTGTTTTCTTTGAAGAACTGTATAAAAAAGGAAGTTTTTCTGTACTTACTACGCATTATGGTGTCATTAAACTGATGGCAGAAGAAATGAGTG
Encoded proteins:
- a CDS encoding GH25 family lysozyme, translated to MNKHIHLLNTIIFITIFSSCEQMKTEFKNHDKPNVKVTNIKPNIYGIDISHHQNNEIDVVIKNSDSLDFIICKATEGMTYIDPKFTRNWRMIKDHGFIRGAYHFYITKDDPITQAKFFLKTIDNIDSMDIPPIVDFEEGGINESQSVEKVQSALLLFLNHIETQSNRKPIIYTDLNVGNRYLNHSNFSDYNLWIANYSQAKKPNLPKAWAQKGWTIWQKSETYKINNKKNDFDIFNGNQIEFKEFIKNSNIKN
- the lpdA gene encoding dihydrolipoyl dehydrogenase: MKYDVIVIGSGPGGYVTAIRSSQLGLKTAIVEKENLGGVCLNWGCIPTKALLKSAQVFEYIKHASDYGINVADASHDFGGIIQRSRNVADGMSKGIQFLMKKNKIDVINGFGKVQPGKKVVVTDADNKESEYTADHIILATGARSRVLPNLPQDGKKVIGYREALTLPEQPKKMVIVGSGAIGVEFAYFYNAMGTEVTVVEYLPNIVPNEDIDVSKQLTKNFKKSGIKVMTNSAVESVDTSGEGCKVSVKTKKGEEIIECDVVLSAVGIETNLEGIGLEEVGIATDRGRVLVNDFYQTNIPGYYAIGDIVPGPALAHVASAEGIICVEKIAGHHPEAMDYGNIPGCTYTSPEIASVGMTEAQAKEAGYEIKVGKFPFSASGKASAAGHKDGFVKVIFDAKYGEWLGCHMIGANVTEMIAEAVVARKLETTGMEVLKAVHPHPTMSEAVMEAVAAAYDEVIHI
- a CDS encoding cobalamin-binding protein, encoding MKDYYPKRIVCLTEETTEMLYLLGEEERIVGISIFTKRPERALKEKPKVSAFTDAKLEKIKALKPDLVIGFSDIQADIAKDLIKEGITVWVNNHRSVTGILSMMIQLGALVGKEQKAFEIVEEINKNIKKIQEETKTWKRKPTVYFEEWYEPMISGIGWVSEIIHLAGGEDIFPELGKESLAKNRIIANPERVIQANPDIILASWCGKKFKKDQMISRDNWDQITAIKENQVFEIPSETILQPGPASLMVALPELFEIFREWGKK
- a CDS encoding Fic family protein, with amino-acid sequence MNQNKYQEIDLLNTRLQEYRKTEHEKITQALEIEYTYESNRIEGNTLTLQETALVIEKGLTIGGKTLNEYLEAINHTHAISFIKSLAKEKNQITERDILQIHSLILQGINKENAGAYRKVQVIISGAKHIPPQPFLVPKKMEELMIWYNENKNLLHPIDLSAEMHERLVTIHPFIDGNGRTSRLLMNLILLQHGYPIVILKGDVENRLKYYQALELAQVEGDKSTFIRLIEDNVRMSIERILQIFEN
- a CDS encoding DUF4252 domain-containing protein encodes the protein MKTKLLILSLFIGAFAFAQNNIFTKYFDDLSTSEGITKVNISGKLFGLLSHLEMEDQEDQEVVDMLKTITNFTMYTLDEDLKTNSLLNKVNKLSRKGYESLMTVEEKDETINFMIKEKNNKVSELVMVVNSDSNLVLMSISGLIDLDKLSKLSKVGISQTDKLKKLKKLDKKN
- a CDS encoding RNA polymerase sigma factor, which encodes MTQEDYQSLVKKEAPILFGFVFKLTKNKSLTQDIVQDVFLKFWEKKPNPEKTNIQGWLIKSARNRYIDLLRKKDNQAERLDHRTEVASNLENKSDSWKEEYQLVLNELDQLPASQKEIFVLKEIEGLSIKEVAHYLDISESKVKVTIHRVRKNIRNSLLARKKSASYGQ
- a CDS encoding aminodeoxychorismate/anthranilate synthase component II; its protein translation is MKKLILIDNFDSFTYNLKHYLEQFAHVDVVRVDQLSLSQIEQFDGIIISPGPRLPTDYPILFEVLETYSLQKPILGVCLGMQCMAMYFQHSLENMEFVKHGVSETLDNIANDHFLYQHLHFPIEVARYHSWGIPLSSALKKDFEITSTIDHYCMSFQHKQLPLTGVQYHPESIMTPQGLKIIENWVLSL
- a CDS encoding Rid family detoxifying hydrolase, which gives rise to MKKAIISENAPKPIGPYNQAVVKGNQLFVSGQIAIHPKSGELEINQGITHETFLVLSNLMALVEEAGFEKEDIVKCSIFLKDMNDFNEMNEAYAQVFSENPPAREAVQVVKLPKDVHVEISCIAVK
- a CDS encoding alpha/beta hydrolase is translated as MKTIKSTKLLVLTLLFLGLLTSCDKKDIVVGDLVPKTVVDDLSLPSFTLSDGTKLHLETFGNPSNPVVIILHGGPGNSYRPYLRWKSLSDDYFLVFWDQRGAGLSERSANDKLTPPQYLKDLHEIGNHFSPSRKLYLIGHSWGGAYASYYIQKYPNRVKKTVLLEPGPLNKVAMENTNPTAKNFFDKELQAFLNNSDYLIPQNDEKADYFRMTSQFEEKTHEDTDTRQGYRCNYFINEWRGLWDKSYSADFTKGIKENFKNDVLFIAGTSERLGVDYQKNYQAPYFNLYNNKIMTIEGASHYEILAHSKTLPSIRDYFQN